The following coding sequences lie in one Alloacidobacterium dinghuense genomic window:
- a CDS encoding pilus assembly protein TadG-related protein, with translation MTRKSKSFFRHAYKDQRGQMIPIIAFMMVTLLGFAGMVTDVGRAYFSYRQLVNSTNAAALAGAQGLPSNTSTVNQAVNNAKAYSAQSGQNNYYANMNVTNATYTLGCITAAIGAGVPCVSTGVGTNTANAIQVTQTASVPTTFMKLFGFSTINMSATGTALMRGSANASYNVAIIVDTTQSMTSNKDSNCGNVSRLQCALNGVQTFLQDLSPCAAKGCGGSTTNQNYPNSLDRVALFSFPNFTAASAGNQYDCGSGSATPHVYTFPAVGASSMTTMPYLTYTTSNGKTTTTTTPMTYEDSYGIGDANGFVSDYRTSNSATSLNSTGTSASDIVLAAGGKSGCTGMAGPSGEGTYYAGVIYAAQAALTAEAALAANAGSQNVMIIVSDGAATSSSSQMATGNQSTTVAVSNGSNAAYPTYLYPSYNNECQQAVLAAQYATSHGTKVYSVAYGSQSSGCTTDTGTSYASPCYTMSQMASSAATFYTDDNQSGTTSNCPAGKSVNSMNLIFNQIAGQLTVARLIPNSSFPSS, from the coding sequence ATGACCCGGAAAAGCAAGTCCTTCTTCCGCCATGCGTACAAAGATCAGCGCGGCCAGATGATCCCGATCATAGCCTTCATGATGGTCACCCTTCTGGGATTTGCCGGTATGGTGACCGACGTCGGCCGTGCCTATTTCAGCTATCGCCAGCTCGTGAATTCGACGAACGCTGCAGCCTTAGCAGGAGCCCAGGGACTTCCCTCGAATACGAGCACGGTCAATCAGGCGGTCAACAATGCAAAGGCGTACAGCGCGCAGTCAGGGCAGAATAACTACTACGCAAATATGAATGTCACAAACGCGACCTACACGTTGGGGTGCATAACAGCGGCGATAGGGGCAGGAGTACCCTGTGTCAGCACAGGCGTCGGAACCAACACTGCAAACGCAATCCAGGTCACGCAGACAGCAAGCGTGCCAACAACGTTTATGAAGCTCTTCGGCTTCTCGACGATCAACATGTCCGCAACCGGTACGGCGCTCATGCGGGGCTCGGCGAACGCTTCGTACAACGTAGCGATTATCGTCGACACAACGCAGTCAATGACTTCGAATAAGGACTCGAACTGCGGCAACGTGTCGAGATTGCAATGCGCCCTGAACGGTGTCCAGACTTTCCTCCAGGACCTCTCGCCATGTGCTGCAAAGGGCTGTGGTGGCAGCACCACAAATCAGAACTATCCCAACTCGCTCGACCGTGTCGCCCTCTTCTCGTTCCCAAACTTTACAGCCGCATCAGCTGGGAACCAATACGATTGCGGATCCGGAAGTGCCACACCACACGTGTACACCTTCCCTGCGGTAGGCGCATCGTCGATGACCACGATGCCGTACCTGACATACACAACGAGCAATGGGAAAACAACGACGACAACCACCCCGATGACCTATGAAGACTCCTATGGTATCGGCGATGCAAACGGCTTCGTGAGTGATTACCGCACCTCGAATTCTGCGACGTCGCTGAACAGCACCGGCACGAGCGCCTCCGACATCGTATTGGCTGCCGGAGGAAAGAGTGGTTGCACTGGTATGGCCGGACCCTCCGGAGAAGGAACTTATTACGCTGGCGTTATCTACGCGGCGCAGGCAGCGCTCACCGCTGAGGCTGCACTCGCGGCGAATGCGGGTTCCCAGAATGTGATGATTATCGTCAGCGATGGCGCAGCAACCTCTAGTTCGAGCCAGATGGCCACCGGCAACCAAAGCACCACGGTAGCCGTAAGTAACGGAAGCAACGCTGCGTACCCTACATATCTGTACCCCTCGTACAACAACGAATGCCAGCAGGCAGTCCTGGCCGCTCAGTATGCTACCTCTCACGGCACCAAGGTCTACTCGGTGGCTTACGGCTCGCAGTCCAGCGGATGCACGACGGACACCGGCACCAGTTACGCATCCCCCTGCTACACAATGTCCCAAATGGCTTCGTCTGCCGCAACTTTCTACACGGATGACAACCAGAGCGGCACAACGAGTAACTGTCCGGCGGGCAAGTCGGTCAATTCCATGAACTTGATCTTCAACCAGATCGCAGGACAATTAACCGTCGCGCGGTTGATCCCGAACAGCTCATTCCCATCCAGTTGA
- a CDS encoding TadE family protein, giving the protein MNNTSHIASSGVNIQSSFLVDRLRARLRAEKDEGQSLLEFALSLPVLLLIVTGMAIFGIAISNYLTMTSAVSTGAQYLGIDRNNTTDPCKDAAGAFANAAPNLNSASLKFSFVLNGTSYPSSGSYSGLSAASCSSSSTTTGAAGNLVAGQPAQMTVTYPCSLQVYGHNYWSGCNLGVQMTEIVQ; this is encoded by the coding sequence ATGAACAACACATCTCACATTGCGTCTTCGGGAGTGAATATCCAATCAAGCTTCCTTGTTGATCGACTCCGAGCGCGCCTTCGTGCAGAAAAAGACGAAGGGCAGTCGCTACTTGAGTTCGCGCTCTCTCTGCCAGTCCTGCTTCTCATCGTAACCGGCATGGCGATCTTCGGAATCGCGATCAGCAACTACCTGACGATGACAAGTGCGGTAAGCACCGGTGCGCAATACCTTGGGATCGATCGTAACAACACGACCGACCCATGCAAGGACGCTGCTGGCGCGTTTGCCAACGCTGCTCCGAACCTTAACTCGGCGAGCCTCAAATTCAGTTTTGTCTTGAACGGAACTTCGTACCCGTCGAGCGGTTCGTACAGCGGTCTCAGCGCGGCCAGTTGCAGCAGCAGCAGTACCACAACCGGTGCCGCAGGAAATCTGGTGGCTGGCCAGCCAGCCCAAATGACGGTCACGTATCCCTGCAGCCTCCAGGTTTACGGACACAACTATTGGTCCGGTTGCAACCTTGGAGTGCAGATGACGGAGATTGTCCAATGA
- a CDS encoding VWA domain-containing protein, with amino-acid sequence MVRIFLLVFWVLSGVLLSRGAWTAAQEDSSSIHVNVVLVQLNVAVTDRKGNYVSGLRPEDFSVTEDKIPETISTFEEGNEPTTRPQTPGAAGQVIADSSQPDPASSSVTPKAPDVHFTGSSAFAGSNVFILFDTSNYMYRGFVFAQDAIADFIRSLDGVSKLAFYSYSRDLSRAAPLTGDRPTVLRGVRSSVAGDDAALYNSLLLTVKDAAPLKGRKVIVVFSNGPDNASSVPPEDVAELAQSTGTIIYMISTQQAQADQVSEAVFERMSKATGGKAYFARSWKDETDAFSSIREDLAHLYALSYYPQPNPNRGWRAITVKLVGKNMQKYHVRTRDGYRILQQAQLSAGAFPEAGTAPSQNAQNK; translated from the coding sequence ATGGTCAGAATATTCCTCCTGGTCTTTTGGGTCCTTTCAGGGGTTCTTTTAAGTAGAGGCGCCTGGACCGCTGCTCAGGAAGACTCATCGTCCATTCACGTAAACGTTGTCCTGGTGCAGTTGAATGTGGCCGTCACGGACCGCAAAGGAAACTACGTGAGTGGCCTGCGTCCAGAAGACTTCTCGGTTACAGAAGACAAAATACCCGAAACCATCTCTACCTTCGAAGAAGGCAACGAACCCACGACAAGGCCGCAGACGCCCGGCGCCGCCGGACAAGTCATAGCGGATTCAAGCCAGCCTGATCCAGCTTCTTCCAGCGTGACGCCGAAAGCTCCGGACGTTCACTTCACCGGATCCAGCGCTTTCGCGGGATCGAACGTCTTTATCCTTTTTGACACCAGCAATTACATGTACCGGGGATTTGTCTTTGCCCAGGATGCCATCGCCGATTTCATCCGTTCTTTGGATGGTGTCAGCAAGCTGGCCTTCTACTCCTATAGTCGCGACCTTTCCCGCGCCGCGCCGCTCACCGGTGACCGGCCCACTGTCCTGCGCGGAGTGCGCAGCAGCGTGGCTGGAGACGATGCTGCTCTCTACAACAGTCTTCTCCTCACCGTGAAAGATGCGGCTCCGCTGAAGGGACGAAAAGTAATCGTCGTCTTCTCGAATGGCCCTGACAACGCCAGTTCAGTGCCTCCGGAAGATGTCGCAGAGTTGGCCCAGTCAACCGGAACGATCATTTATATGATCAGTACCCAGCAGGCTCAGGCCGATCAGGTTTCGGAGGCGGTCTTCGAGCGCATGAGCAAGGCCACCGGCGGAAAAGCCTATTTTGCCAGAAGCTGGAAAGACGAAACGGATGCCTTCTCATCCATCCGTGAAGACCTCGCCCATCTCTACGCCCTCAGCTACTACCCGCAACCCAATCCCAATCGCGGCTGGCGCGCAATCACGGTAAAACTGGTAGGCAAGAACATGCAGAAGTACCACGTGCGAACGCGCGATGGATACCGCATCCTCCAGCAGGCCCAACTGTCCGCAGGCGCTTTCCCCGAAGCCGGAACCGCACCCTCTCAGAACGCTCAGAATAAGTAG
- a CDS encoding CBS domain-containing protein: MKVCDPVSLILRKKGGTVWSVPAKTTVYAAIELMAEREVGALLVVDEGHLHGIITERDYARKVVLMGRSSKETPVSEILSEPLLTIAPDCSVDEAMRLITTHRIRHLPVVQDGKLVGLISIGDLVQWIAFAQDQTIEDLSHYIEGKYPC, from the coding sequence ATGAAAGTGTGCGATCCTGTTTCGCTTATTTTGCGCAAAAAGGGTGGGACCGTTTGGTCTGTACCCGCGAAAACCACGGTCTATGCCGCGATAGAGTTGATGGCAGAAAGGGAGGTGGGCGCCCTTCTGGTGGTGGACGAAGGCCACCTGCACGGCATCATCACTGAGCGCGATTACGCGCGCAAGGTAGTCCTTATGGGACGCTCATCGAAAGAGACGCCGGTAAGCGAAATCCTGTCGGAGCCACTGCTTACGATTGCGCCGGATTGCTCTGTTGATGAGGCGATGCGGTTGATCACTACGCACCGTATCCGGCATCTTCCTGTAGTACAGGACGGGAAACTGGTGGGATTGATTTCCATCGGCGACCTGGTGCAATGGATCGCGTTCGCACAAGATCAGACGATTGAGGATCTCTCGCACTACATCGAGGGAAAATATCCCTGCTAG
- a CDS encoding NADH-quinone oxidoreductase subunit N, with protein sequence MNAHLAVSLPLMLMSATALAVMLAIAVKRNHLAAAGITLIGLGASFFSLLVAASSIPQQLGRLLIFDSYSLLYMALLLCAAAFVVLLSYNYLEQRHEHREEFYILILLATTGAMVLVASRHFISLFLGLELLSVSLYALISYTRSETISIEAGIKYLVLAASSSSVLLFGLALIYEESGSMDLSQLATTLNHTATFPLIAGLMLAFTGIGFKLAVVPFHLWTPDVYEGAPLPVTAFIATVSKGGMFALILRWLHLQNTGLAGTVGVVLSIIAIASMLTGNLLALTQTNIKRILAYSSIAHMGYALVALIAGGTLGAPAATYYLAAYFTTILGAFGVMTILSGPEGEAASIDDYRGLFWRRPILAAAFTAMLLSLAGIPLTAGFLGKFYVIAAGASQSRWVLLFTLIVSSTIGLFYYLRILAAMYAKTSQIIPQRTTMPVPATVALAVLTGLIFLLGLYPAPLWNAIVSAARTLG encoded by the coding sequence ATGAACGCTCATCTTGCCGTTTCATTGCCGCTGATGCTCATGTCGGCAACTGCCCTCGCGGTGATGCTCGCCATCGCAGTCAAGCGCAACCATCTGGCCGCAGCTGGGATCACGCTCATCGGCTTAGGTGCATCGTTTTTCAGCCTCCTGGTTGCAGCTTCCTCCATTCCGCAACAGCTCGGGCGCCTGCTCATCTTCGACTCCTATTCCCTTCTCTATATGGCGTTGCTTCTATGCGCCGCCGCGTTTGTCGTCCTGCTCAGCTACAACTACCTAGAACAGCGCCACGAGCATCGCGAAGAGTTCTACATCCTGATTCTGCTAGCCACCACAGGTGCAATGGTCCTCGTAGCCAGCCGTCACTTCATCTCGCTCTTTCTCGGACTCGAATTGCTGAGCGTCTCGCTCTATGCGCTGATTTCCTACACCCGCTCCGAAACCATTTCAATCGAAGCCGGAATCAAGTATCTGGTCCTCGCCGCATCTTCATCATCGGTGCTGTTATTCGGTCTCGCGCTGATCTACGAGGAATCAGGATCGATGGATCTCAGTCAACTAGCTACAACGCTGAATCACACTGCAACATTCCCGCTCATCGCAGGCCTGATGCTCGCATTTACAGGTATCGGATTCAAATTGGCAGTCGTTCCCTTCCACCTCTGGACACCTGATGTATATGAAGGCGCTCCGCTACCCGTTACAGCCTTCATCGCGACGGTATCGAAGGGCGGAATGTTCGCACTAATCCTGCGCTGGCTTCATCTGCAAAACACCGGACTGGCAGGAACAGTGGGAGTGGTACTTTCCATCATCGCCATAGCCTCAATGCTGACCGGCAATCTACTCGCGCTTACGCAGACCAACATCAAGCGAATCCTCGCGTATTCATCGATTGCCCACATGGGTTACGCGCTCGTCGCCCTCATCGCCGGCGGAACCCTCGGCGCACCCGCGGCCACTTATTATTTAGCCGCTTACTTCACCACCATTCTCGGGGCCTTCGGCGTAATGACCATTCTCTCCGGCCCTGAAGGTGAAGCGGCATCGATCGACGATTACCGCGGACTCTTCTGGCGCAGACCAATCCTCGCGGCAGCGTTCACCGCCATGCTTCTCTCGCTTGCAGGAATTCCACTCACCGCCGGCTTCCTCGGCAAGTTTTACGTCATCGCCGCAGGCGCATCGCAGTCACGATGGGTCCTTCTGTTCACCCTCATCGTGAGCAGCACCATTGGTTTGTTCTACTATCTGCGCATCCTCGCGGCCATGTATGCAAAAACCAGCCAAATCATCCCACAGCGGACGACAATGCCCGTACCAGCAACCGTAGCGCTTGCCGTTCTGACAGGTTTGATCTTCCTGCTTGGCCTTTATCCCGCGCCGCTATGGAATGCGATCGTCTCCGCCGCTCGCACTCTGGGATAG
- the nuoM gene encoding NADH-quinone oxidoreductase subunit M: MVLFILILILMAGGIAAWLVASRNATAARWIALLSVCVDFVVTIALWSAAPTPQRWFAECNLQWIPQFGIRLHLAIDGLSLVMLLLTYFLGIMAILCSWTEIQDRAGFFHFNLLWVLAGITGVFLSMDLFLFYLFWELMLVPMYLLIGIWGHERRIYAATKFFLFTQLSGLLMLVAIISLAIIHQQITGVFTFDYEQLLGTALQPNTALLLMLGFFIAFAVKLPIFPLHTWLPDAHTEAPTAGSVILAGLLLKTGAYGLIRFVLPLFPDASRRMAPLMMTIGVIAILYGAVLAVGQSDLKRLVAYTSVSHMGFVLLGIFAGNEIALEGAVVQMVSHGISTGALFILAGLLQQRMHTREITQMGGLWETMPSLSGAGLVFAMASLGLPGLGDFVGEFLVLLGAYRANVSLTVLATLGLVAATLYGLRLGQSAFQGPNPHHWKLPDLNFREWAILGPMMICLIWLGLYPQPVLNAVRPSLAAASQQATPVQEIVRR; encoded by the coding sequence ATGGTGCTATTCATTCTTATCCTCATTCTGATGGCCGGAGGCATCGCAGCCTGGCTGGTTGCATCTCGCAACGCAACCGCCGCACGCTGGATCGCCCTTTTGAGCGTCTGTGTAGACTTCGTCGTAACCATCGCACTATGGTCTGCCGCGCCCACCCCGCAGCGCTGGTTCGCAGAGTGTAATCTGCAGTGGATTCCCCAATTTGGCATCCGCCTTCATCTGGCCATCGACGGACTCAGTCTCGTGATGCTGTTGCTGACCTACTTCCTCGGCATCATGGCCATTCTCTGCTCATGGACCGAAATACAGGACCGTGCAGGCTTCTTCCATTTCAACCTGCTGTGGGTTCTCGCCGGCATTACCGGCGTTTTTCTCTCCATGGACTTGTTCCTCTTCTACCTCTTCTGGGAACTGATGCTGGTGCCGATGTATCTGCTGATCGGCATCTGGGGCCACGAACGACGCATCTACGCCGCCACAAAATTCTTCCTCTTCACGCAATTGAGCGGCCTGTTGATGCTCGTCGCGATCATCTCGCTCGCCATCATTCACCAGCAGATAACCGGAGTTTTCACCTTTGACTACGAGCAGTTGCTTGGCACAGCTCTGCAACCCAACACCGCGCTTCTGCTCATGCTCGGCTTCTTCATTGCATTCGCGGTCAAGCTTCCAATCTTCCCCCTGCACACATGGCTGCCCGACGCGCACACAGAAGCACCAACCGCAGGCAGTGTCATACTCGCTGGATTACTCCTGAAGACCGGCGCATACGGGCTGATCCGTTTCGTCCTGCCGCTCTTCCCCGACGCATCACGCAGAATGGCGCCTTTGATGATGACCATCGGCGTCATCGCTATTCTTTACGGCGCCGTGCTCGCCGTCGGCCAGAGTGATCTGAAGCGCCTGGTCGCTTACACCAGCGTCAGCCACATGGGCTTCGTGCTCCTCGGCATCTTCGCCGGAAACGAAATCGCCCTCGAAGGCGCAGTCGTCCAGATGGTCAGTCACGGAATCAGCACGGGTGCGCTCTTCATTCTCGCAGGCCTACTGCAGCAGCGAATGCACACGCGAGAAATCACCCAGATGGGCGGCCTCTGGGAAACCATGCCATCACTCAGCGGAGCAGGCCTCGTCTTTGCCATGGCCTCGCTGGGACTCCCCGGACTAGGTGACTTCGTCGGTGAATTCCTCGTCCTTCTCGGAGCCTATCGCGCCAACGTAAGCCTTACTGTCCTGGCAACGCTGGGTCTTGTCGCGGCAACCCTCTATGGGCTGAGACTCGGTCAGAGTGCATTCCAGGGCCCCAATCCACATCATTGGAAGCTCCCCGACTTGAACTTCCGCGAATGGGCAATTCTCGGCCCCATGATGATCTGCCTCATTTGGCTTGGCCTTTATCCGCAGCCAGTCCTGAACGCCGTGCGCCCAAGCCTCGCTGCCGCTTCGCAACAAGCTACACCTGTACAGGAGATCGTCAGGAGATAA
- the nuoL gene encoding NADH-quinone oxidoreductase subunit L — protein MLHFLWLVVAIPFTSAAVLALFGSRFSRRLVAFLGAGSIGLAAVVSILISISFLSSPPPNNAYTQHLWTWMSTGGFQPEIAFYLDPVSLLMLLVVTFVSFLIHLYSAEYMHDDEGYARFFAYMNLFVASMLTLILANNLLLLYLGWEGVGLCSFLLIGFWYQDPANVRAAGKAFIVTRFGDTAFAIGLFLLFTKLGTLDIQELMHRASDQWPISTGAAIASAALLLGGAVGKSAQLPLQTWLPDAMAGPTPTSALIHAATMVTAGVYLIARTHVLFTLAPEVQLAVAIIGAATMLLAAFSALAQRDMKRVLAYSTISQIGYMFLALGLGAWSAAMFHFMTHAFFKALLFLAAGVVIHAIHEQDLFKMGGLRKELRLAFFSFIIGGCALAGLPLITAGFFSKDLILWQSWAGPNGNILFWIVGMTGALLTSLYTFRMISLAFYGRQQAHVHAHSGAPVRIALITLCVLSIVGGYVDTPPDYGGVPALSNFLNSVLPPLAIVHPGPITETITALCASTVFAIGLGLAYLFFGPQRTRVPMTGFLQELWFAGWGFDWIYDRLLVRPFLWVARQIRRDPADLPIRGLGQAAMLGNRALRLTQTGRVRWYAAGLAMGTAAILAVAFFLR, from the coding sequence ATGCTGCACTTCCTCTGGCTCGTTGTAGCGATTCCCTTCACCAGCGCGGCGGTGCTCGCTCTATTCGGCTCCAGGTTCAGCCGCCGCCTCGTCGCGTTCCTGGGAGCAGGCTCCATCGGCCTTGCCGCAGTGGTAAGTATTTTGATCAGCATTTCGTTTCTTTCATCACCGCCGCCCAACAATGCCTACACACAACATCTGTGGACATGGATGAGTACCGGCGGCTTTCAACCCGAGATCGCGTTCTACCTCGATCCCGTCTCGCTCCTGATGCTTCTCGTCGTCACCTTCGTCAGCTTCCTCATTCATCTCTACTCCGCTGAATACATGCACGACGACGAGGGCTACGCGCGCTTCTTCGCCTACATGAACCTCTTCGTCGCGTCCATGCTAACGCTCATCCTCGCCAACAATCTGCTGCTGCTCTATCTCGGATGGGAAGGCGTCGGACTCTGCAGCTTCCTGCTCATCGGCTTCTGGTATCAGGACCCTGCAAATGTTCGCGCAGCGGGCAAAGCATTCATCGTGACAAGATTCGGCGACACCGCCTTCGCCATCGGTCTCTTCCTGCTCTTCACAAAACTCGGAACCCTCGACATTCAGGAACTGATGCATCGCGCCTCAGATCAATGGCCCATAAGCACCGGCGCAGCCATTGCATCCGCCGCGCTGCTCTTAGGCGGAGCAGTCGGCAAGTCCGCGCAGTTACCCCTGCAAACATGGCTGCCAGACGCAATGGCCGGACCTACTCCCACCAGCGCGCTCATTCACGCCGCAACTATGGTCACCGCCGGCGTCTATCTCATCGCGCGCACCCACGTACTCTTCACCTTAGCTCCCGAGGTCCAACTCGCCGTCGCCATCATTGGAGCCGCCACCATGCTGCTTGCCGCCTTCAGCGCGCTTGCGCAACGCGACATGAAGCGAGTGCTCGCCTACTCCACCATCAGCCAGATCGGCTACATGTTTCTCGCCCTCGGCCTCGGCGCGTGGTCGGCGGCCATGTTCCACTTCATGACGCACGCCTTCTTCAAAGCGCTTCTCTTCCTCGCTGCAGGCGTCGTCATTCATGCAATCCATGAGCAGGATCTTTTCAAGATGGGTGGCCTCCGCAAAGAATTGCGTCTAGCCTTCTTCTCCTTCATCATCGGCGGGTGTGCTCTCGCAGGCTTGCCCTTGATCACTGCGGGCTTCTTCAGCAAAGACCTCATCCTCTGGCAATCGTGGGCAGGGCCAAACGGAAACATCCTGTTCTGGATCGTCGGCATGACCGGCGCATTGCTCACCTCGCTTTATACGTTCCGTATGATCTCGCTCGCCTTCTACGGCCGGCAACAAGCGCATGTACATGCGCACAGCGGCGCACCAGTTCGCATCGCCCTCATTACGCTTTGCGTTCTGTCCATCGTGGGGGGATATGTAGACACTCCACCCGACTATGGCGGCGTTCCTGCGCTTTCCAATTTTCTCAACAGCGTACTGCCTCCGCTCGCCATCGTTCATCCGGGCCCGATCACTGAAACTATCACCGCCCTCTGCGCCAGCACCGTATTCGCAATCGGTCTCGGGCTCGCATATCTCTTTTTCGGACCACAACGAACACGCGTGCCGATGACAGGCTTCCTGCAAGAGCTATGGTTCGCCGGTTGGGGCTTCGACTGGATCTATGACCGCCTCCTCGTTCGTCCTTTCCTGTGGGTGGCCCGCCAAATCCGAAGAGACCCGGCAGACCTGCCGATTCGAGGCCTCGGCCAAGCTGCCATGCTCGGCAATCGAGCCTTGCGCCTCACGCAGACCGGACGCGTCCGCTGGTATGCAGCAGGACTCGCCATGGGAACCGCGGCAATTCTCGCGGTCGCATTCTTTTTAAGGTGA
- the nuoK gene encoding NADH-quinone oxidoreductase subunit NuoK translates to MFTLGLAGLITRRNLIFTLMSVEIMLNASGLAFIAAGSRWGQPDGQIMFLFILTMAAAEVAIGLAFVLLFHRKQSELDVDAASELRG, encoded by the coding sequence TTGTTCACGCTGGGGCTGGCAGGACTGATCACGCGGCGTAATCTCATCTTCACGCTCATGAGCGTTGAGATCATGCTCAACGCCAGCGGCCTCGCCTTTATCGCGGCTGGCTCTCGCTGGGGACAACCCGACGGTCAGATCATGTTCCTCTTCATCCTCACCATGGCTGCCGCAGAAGTCGCCATTGGCCTGGCATTTGTCCTGCTCTTTCATAGAAAACAGTCCGAACTGGATGTAGACGCAGCCAGCGAGTTGAGAGGCTGA
- the nuoJ gene encoding NADH-quinone oxidoreductase subunit J: MGMLFYLAGILAIIATLLAITRHHAVHALLYLIVSLLAVAVDFYTLGAPFVAALEIMIYAGAIMVLFVFVVMMLNVADHAMEVERVSLKPMNWFGPSLLAFILLGEMVYCTLTSSSAPRAATVGPKQIGIALFGNFWIGVELASLLLTAGLVGAYHLGRQAFAKEETKHAADTNTARHDTGGDLVHAGAGRTDHAA; the protein is encoded by the coding sequence ATGGGAATGCTCTTCTATCTCGCCGGCATCCTCGCCATTATCGCCACGCTCCTAGCGATCACGCGGCACCATGCCGTGCACGCGCTGCTTTACCTGATCGTCTCCCTGCTCGCAGTCGCCGTTGATTTCTACACGCTCGGCGCTCCCTTCGTCGCCGCGCTCGAAATCATGATCTACGCAGGCGCCATCATGGTGCTCTTCGTCTTCGTGGTGATGATGCTCAACGTAGCCGACCACGCAATGGAAGTCGAACGCGTCTCCCTCAAGCCGATGAACTGGTTCGGGCCCTCTCTGCTGGCCTTCATTCTGCTGGGTGAAATGGTCTACTGCACGCTGACATCCAGCAGCGCACCCCGCGCCGCCACAGTCGGGCCCAAACAAATCGGCATCGCGTTATTCGGCAATTTCTGGATTGGGGTAGAACTCGCATCTCTGCTGTTGACGGCGGGCCTGGTGGGCGCCTATCACCTCGGACGCCAGGCATTCGCAAAGGAGGAAACAAAACATGCCGCAGATACCAATACAGCACGCCATGATACTGGCGGCGATCTTGTTCACGCTGGGGCTGGCAGGACTGATCACGCGGCGTAA
- the nuoI gene encoding NADH-quinone oxidoreductase subunit NuoI has protein sequence MFSLVRSLWEVFRHAFARRVTIQYPDEKPYLAPRYRGRIVLSRDPDGGERCVACNLCAVACPVDCISLQATEDETGRRYPEFFRINFSRCIFCGFCEEACPTYAIQLTPDFEMGEYKRKNLVYEKEDLMINGPGKYPGYNFWRVAGVAIGGKDKGQAEHETAPVDVHSLMP, from the coding sequence ATGTTCAGTCTCGTGCGCTCGTTGTGGGAAGTCTTCCGGCACGCCTTTGCGCGTCGTGTCACCATCCAGTATCCCGATGAAAAACCCTACCTTGCCCCGCGCTACCGCGGCCGCATCGTGCTCAGCCGTGATCCCGACGGAGGCGAACGCTGCGTTGCCTGCAACCTCTGCGCCGTAGCTTGTCCAGTCGATTGCATTTCCCTTCAGGCCACCGAAGATGAAACCGGCCGCAGATACCCCGAGTTTTTCCGCATCAATTTTTCGCGCTGCATCTTTTGCGGATTCTGCGAAGAAGCCTGCCCCACCTACGCAATTCAGCTCACGCCCGATTTCGAAATGGGCGAATACAAACGCAAGAATCTCGTCTACGAGAAAGAAGACCTCATGATCAATGGCCCCGGAAAATATCCCGGCTACAACTTCTGGCGCGTCGCCGGGGTAGCGATCGGCGGCAAAGACAAGGGACAAGCCGAGCATGAAACGGCGCCCGTAGACGTTCACAGTCTGATGCCCTGA